The window CTTGAACTCAGTGCCTGCACACAGCAGGGGACAAAGCATGCAAAGTGGAAgggaggagcctaaggagacagaCAGAGGGAAACAGCAAGGGGGAGACAGAACTCTCCCGCCAGAGGCTGTGACTCAGGAAGTGGAGTGACGCCCTGCCAAGAGAGAAAGGACGCCATCCTTTAAATGACTGAGGCTCAGTTTTCCAAAAACTCGGCTACTGGTAACAACGTTTTCCTGTTCTCAAACTGTAGTGTCTACAGGCAATACTCTCAGAGATTCCTGGTCAGTAGGGTCTGGATGAGACCCAGGCATTTATTTTGACAAACACCCCAGTGTGTTCGTTGCGAGAGACCCATATTTCAGAAAGCCCTACCAACGGAGCTGGGCCAACAGACGTTTCATTGTCCTTACCTTTGGGTGGGCTGTGCCTCTGCTCCCCACTCCTCAAGGGGGAGACCAGCCTTTTCCCCACCCATCACCTCTACATCCCCAGGACCCCCCACCCAGAGGACCTGCTTAGTCGAGATTTGTCAAACTTTGCTGAGCAAGCCTGTGTCTTTGTCTCCTGCATGATAGATGGGGCAATTATCTAATCAATAAGCACAAGCTGATCTAAGTGTACCGTATTAATTATTTAAGCCATTCATTATTGAAAAGGTCACTATCCATTAGCTATTTAAATGATCATTAACTAGGTTGATTGCATCTCCTGCAAGGACGTAGCAACAGTACAccgagcacctactctgtgccggGCATTTAATCCTCAAGACAAGCCAGGGAGGGGTACATCTTACTCTCCACTCCTTCCCAGGGATTGGAAAGTTAAGCGGGGTGAAGTAACTCCTGAAATTATGAGCTGGTCAATGCacagctgggacttgaacccaggtccgGACTTGCAAGCTCATGGACTTGGCAGGGACCACTGCGTCGCAGGTTTGGCACTTCGGTCCTACAGCCTGGGCTCCGTGTTGTGAGGTACTGGGATGGTGCTCCCCTGGCTACAGCTCAGCCCCCACAGGGCATTGgaacccctcaccccacccctggatCGAGGCATGTGCTCTCAGCCTGGCTCCTGCAGAGCCTGACTCCCGCCCTCGGCACTGGCCGGCTGCACAGTGGGCTCCTGCTCCAAAATACACAggccctcctctctgcctccatctctgcACTGCCCagggacacccccacccccagactggGACTAGGCAAACATGGCATTCAGAGTAGAGGAGGCCAGGTTAGAATCCACGccctgggcagggctgtgctggGGCAGCCACCCTGCAACACCCTGAGATCCCACCTCCTTgctggcttccttccctccctgagcCATCACTGAGCAGCCCGCCTGTATTGTGTCACCTCAGATGCTCTGTGACTTTGCAGATGCTTACAATGGAACCCAGGAATATGCTCATTTTCTAACTTCATTCTGAAGAGCACTTCTCCCGAGCCCCTAAGAGGCTGGTTTGTTTCCTTTGACCAGACCATGAGAAGTTGGAAAGCCATCTAATTTCCCCTATTGCCATGGCAGCCAGGAAATTCACAACTCTATGTAATGCTCAGTGACACTTACTCTCATACCAGGCTCTAAGTGCAACAAACCCACAAGCTGTGCTTCCAAGCTCTGTTTCCACCTCTCACTTTGACCTTCCTGTTCAGGCACATGTCACCATGGGCAACTTAAAATCCTTTTTGGCAAATAAGATACGCAAATAACCAGGTCATCAACCAGCCAAACACTAGTGATCTGCTGTCTTCCAAGCCTGTCAAAGACAAGTGACCCAGGGAGGCCTGGGCCCTGATCGCAGCCACTTACCAGGCAGACGAACTCTGGAAGGTCACCAACGGTGGGCTGTGGGCGTCTCCCTGCAGCGTGTGCACGGCCTGGGGGGCTTGTGGCAGGGGACCCGGGGGAGGCTGGGGCTGCGGGGCGGGCTGCCCCGGCCGAGAGGCCCGGGCAGGGTTCCCCCACCGCCGGGGGTCCTGTTTCATCCACCGTCCATGGATGCCCCACCGCGTCAGGTAAACCTTGCAAATGTCGTAGTTCATCGCCGAGTAGTACAAAAGATCCAGGACCAGCAGAATCAGCACAAAAAAGCCATAGATCCACACTCCCAACAAGGCGGTGTAATTGctggggagaagcagagagagagccTGAGAGGAGATGACAGCGACCCTGCCCCAGAgcggtgggggatggggggaggagacCTGGCGCCCTCTCCTCATGCCCACCCTCCTCATCCTCGTCCTCTTCCCACCTGCCCTGCTTGCCTCCCCCCAGATCCCTGGAGTCCTGTCTtgggccctgcccccacccgAGCATCTACCCAGAACCCCAAGTCCTTGGACCCTGATCCTGGGGGCCCCCACTGTTAAGCCTTTGACCAGACCATGAAAATCTGGAAAGCCATCCAATTTCCCCCTTTGGGAGGAATTCTCAGTTTGGCATTTGGGGCTCCCAGGATGTGGTGGCCCCTACCTTCACCCTATGCCCCACCCCACACTGGTGCTACGCCTGGACTTGCCAGCTGTCGCTTGTGGGTGCCCCTGCTTGCCCACCCTCCTGGCCTTGGCTTATGCTGTTCCCAGCACCTGGGGAGCCCCTGCTGCTCTCCTCACTGCCCCCCACACTGCCAGCTCCTCCCCACCTTACTGGGCCCAGGGCAAATGCAGGAAGTCTGTCGTCTTAGGACAAACTGACCCAAGCTCCAGACTGTAACCCCTGTCCCTCAGCATCTACACGAGCCACCTCACACCCCCACAGCTGTGTGGAACTCAGCCAGGGCACACCTCCCCCGCCCACCACCAGCTCCCTTCCATCCTGCtccgtttctctctctctcagaaccCAGTTGTCAGCTCAGctgtcctccccacaccccatgCAGCTGTCACTAGTCCTGTCCGTCCCATCAGTCACCTTTCagaccctccctctttcccctcccccactaggTCCTCTTCACCAGGCACCACCAGACTGTATGCTGATGGGGGTCTCAGGGCCCCCTGacatcatttttcttattctttcaccCAACATTTCCCCACCAAGGACTGCTCCGCCCTCCAGAAGCAGAAATGATGGAGGGTTTTAAGCTGCAAATGCTCACAACCCCTTTGTGAAGCCTGGCTCCCGGGCCAAGCTGTGTCTTCACTGAGCAATGTGCTTTGCTTGCTCCCACACCaggcctttgcacaagctgtGCCTTCTTCCTGGGCTGCCCGTTCTGTTTCTGCAACTCCTTCCTCTCTTGCCTGACTCCCACTGGCCCCTCTTGGAGACCACTTCCCCCAGGCAGCCTTCAAACATGCTGCCCTTCTTACAGAGGCAGAGTCTGCCCCACAGAAGGGCAGAGTCAGGCCCCTCCTTTGGGCAAAACGCCCCTCAAGCCCACCCACACCATCTGGGGCCACGCTGTCTGTTCAGTGTATGTCCTCATGCCCAGGCCAGGTCAGCGTCTCCCCTTGCACCCTGGGCTTGCCACTGTGGCTGGGGCTGCTGTGCTCCACACAGGGTTCCCCAGGGACTGTGGCTGTGTAAAGGAACCGATTTATTCATCACTCAGATACCGCCTCCGTCTGCTCCCTGCTGCAGACACCTGTTCAGGGGTGTGTGTGCTGGCGGGTGGTGGGGAGACCGCACGCcactgagaggcagagagagtgcCCAGCCTCTCTGCCCACATCCCACAGGGAGGGACCCGACCCAGCTCTCACCAGACGGGCCCCTCCCTGTCCTGGGTCCCCACAGCAGGTCCCTCTAGGCCCTATCTGGAGCTGGGGAGCACGGGCCTGGAGCCAGGAGGTCTGGTTCTTCCTCTACTGTGTGGCCTGGAGGAATCCCtgcacctctctgggcctggaggaggtggtgtgGAATCCCTCCTGGCCTCAGTGTCTAGACTCTAGATCTTCGGGCTCAGTTCACCCCCAGCCCGGCCTTGGCCTCA of the Rhinolophus sinicus isolate RSC01 linkage group LG02, ASM3656204v1, whole genome shotgun sequence genome contains:
- the SHISAL1 gene encoding protein shisa-like-1 isoform X2, yielding MMTSCGQQSLNVLTVLSLLISAVLSAHFRVCEPYTDHKGRYHFGFHCPRLSDNKTFILCCHHNNTVFKYCCNETEFQAVMQTNLTTSSEGYMHNNYTALLGVWIYGFFVLILLVLDLLYYSAMNYDICKVYLTRWGIHGRWMKQDPRRWGNPARASRPGQPAPQPQPPPGPLPQAPQAVHTLQGDAHSPPLVTFQSSSA